The following proteins come from a genomic window of Sphaerisporangium rubeum:
- a CDS encoding bifunctional 3,4-dihydroxy-2-butanone-4-phosphate synthase/GTP cyclohydrolase II, giving the protein MNDIRFDSIERAVEDIRRGLPVVVVDDENRENEGDIIFAAAKATPELLAFTIRYTSGVICVPMLGAHLDRLGLPLMVQHNRERLRTAYTISVDARDGVTTGISAADRARTIRTLADSATEPFELVRPGHIFPLRYHEGGVLARRGHTEAAVDLSRLAGLTPAGVLAEVVNDDGTMARLPQLRLFADEHGLALVSIEQLVEYRRRSERVVSRIAVTDLPNKYGMWRAYGYASGIDGGEHVALVFGDLGDGEDVLVRAHSECLTGDVLGSLRCDCGVQLDHAMRAVANEGRGVVVYLRGHEGRGIGLMAKLKAYSLQDGGSDTVDANLQLGLPVDAREFSNAGQMLADLGVRSVRVLTNNPAKLRGLDGYGIRVLGREPMPVAFNEFNIRYLTAKRDRLGHHMEEPAMDDGPARPATAGTVNGTGAPDGTVPEDEAGTVGTAGDVAHAGGKR; this is encoded by the coding sequence ATGAACGACATCAGGTTCGACTCGATCGAGCGGGCCGTGGAGGACATCCGCCGCGGGCTTCCCGTGGTGGTCGTCGACGACGAGAACCGCGAGAACGAAGGCGACATCATCTTCGCCGCGGCCAAGGCCACCCCCGAGCTGCTGGCCTTCACCATCCGCTACACCAGCGGCGTGATCTGCGTCCCCATGCTCGGCGCGCACCTGGACCGCCTCGGGCTGCCGCTGATGGTGCAGCACAACCGCGAACGGCTGCGCACCGCGTACACCATCAGCGTGGACGCCAGGGACGGCGTGACGACCGGCATCTCGGCCGCCGACCGCGCGCGGACCATCCGCACCCTCGCCGACTCCGCAACCGAGCCGTTCGAGCTGGTGCGGCCCGGCCACATCTTCCCGCTGCGCTACCACGAAGGCGGCGTGCTCGCCAGGCGCGGCCACACCGAGGCCGCGGTGGACCTGTCGCGGCTCGCCGGGCTCACCCCCGCCGGGGTGCTCGCCGAGGTCGTCAACGACGACGGCACCATGGCCCGGCTGCCGCAGCTGCGCCTGTTCGCCGACGAGCACGGCCTGGCGCTGGTGTCCATCGAGCAGCTCGTCGAGTACCGCCGCCGCAGCGAGCGCGTGGTCAGCCGGATCGCGGTCACCGACCTGCCGAACAAGTACGGCATGTGGCGCGCGTACGGCTACGCCAGCGGCATCGACGGCGGCGAGCACGTCGCGCTGGTGTTCGGCGACCTCGGCGATGGCGAGGACGTCCTCGTGCGCGCGCACTCCGAGTGCCTCACCGGCGACGTGCTCGGCTCGCTGCGCTGCGACTGCGGCGTGCAGCTCGACCACGCCATGCGGGCCGTCGCGAACGAGGGCCGCGGCGTCGTGGTGTACCTGCGGGGCCACGAGGGCCGCGGCATCGGGCTGATGGCCAAGCTCAAGGCCTACAGCCTGCAGGACGGCGGCAGCGACACCGTGGACGCCAACCTGCAGCTCGGCCTGCCGGTGGACGCGCGCGAGTTCTCCAACGCCGGCCAGATGCTCGCCGACCTCGGCGTCCGATCGGTCCGCGTGCTCACCAACAACCCGGCCAAGCTGCGCGGCCTGGACGGCTACGGCATCAGGGTCCTCGGCCGCGAGCCCATGCCGGTGGCCTTCAACGAGTTCAACATCCGCTACCTCACCGCCAAGCGCGACCGCCTCGGACACCACATGGAGGAACCGGCGATGGACGACGGACCGGCGAGGCCCGCGACGGCCGGCACGGTGAACGGGACCGGAGCGCCGGACGGGACCGTCCCCGAGGACGAGGCCGGCACGGTCGGCACGGCCGGCGACGTCGCGCACGCGGGAGGGAAGCGATGA
- a CDS encoding riboflavin synthase has translation MFTGIVEELGELTELRALDGAARLSIRGAAVAEGTRHGDSIAVNGVCLTVAGIDGDVFTADVMKETLDRTALGSLAPGARVNLERAVRADQRLGGHIVQGHVDGTGVVAGREPSEHWETVRFTLPPGLARYVVEKGSIAVDGVSLTVAALHDDGFSVGLIPTTLSLTTLGRRAPGDLVNLEVDVIAKYVERLTEAHRTRAAS, from the coding sequence ATGTTCACCGGGATCGTCGAAGAGCTCGGGGAGCTCACCGAACTGCGCGCGCTGGACGGCGCGGCGCGGCTGTCCATCCGCGGCGCGGCCGTCGCCGAGGGCACCCGGCACGGCGACTCCATCGCGGTCAACGGCGTCTGCCTGACCGTCGCCGGGATCGACGGCGACGTCTTCACCGCGGACGTCATGAAGGAGACCCTCGACCGCACCGCGCTCGGCTCCCTGGCACCCGGCGCGCGGGTCAACCTGGAACGCGCCGTCCGCGCCGACCAGCGACTCGGTGGCCACATCGTGCAGGGCCACGTGGACGGCACCGGCGTCGTCGCCGGCCGCGAACCCTCCGAGCACTGGGAGACCGTGCGGTTCACCCTGCCGCCGGGCCTCGCGCGCTACGTCGTCGAGAAGGGCTCCATCGCCGTGGACGGCGTCAGCCTGACCGTCGCCGCGCTGCACGACGACGGCTTCTCCGTCGGCCTCATCCCCACCACCCTCAGCCTCACCACACTCGGCCGGCGCGCACCGGGGGACCTCGTGAACCTCGAGGTCGACGTGATCGCCAAGTACGTCGAGCGGCTCACCGAGGCCCACCGCACGCGGGCCGCCTCATGA
- a CDS encoding nicotinamide mononucleotide transporter family protein codes for MNWTQAGITLLGQKVLWIDLAGNVCALATVWLAIRRTIWTWPVQLAGSVLLFAASVQAHITGNALKQAMFGALAVYGWLRWRRGAKDPEGLAVRPGGARERVVLVAVMVAATAAVAAFFTATGWSWAPLPDAYIFVGSAVATYAQGKALIDFWWIWVAVDLVGVPLAFASGLVVSGVVYGIFFVLVLLGFREWRRQYMSRLEVATI; via the coding sequence ATGAACTGGACGCAGGCCGGGATCACCCTCCTCGGGCAGAAGGTCCTGTGGATCGACCTCGCCGGCAACGTCTGCGCGCTCGCCACCGTGTGGCTCGCCATCCGACGCACCATCTGGACCTGGCCGGTGCAGCTCGCCGGCTCGGTCCTGCTGTTCGCCGCCTCGGTGCAGGCCCACATCACCGGCAACGCGCTGAAGCAGGCGATGTTCGGCGCGCTCGCCGTGTACGGCTGGCTGCGGTGGCGGCGCGGCGCCAAGGACCCCGAAGGATTGGCCGTACGGCCCGGCGGGGCCCGCGAGCGCGTCGTCCTCGTCGCCGTCATGGTGGCCGCCACCGCGGCCGTCGCCGCGTTCTTCACCGCCACCGGCTGGTCGTGGGCCCCGCTCCCCGACGCCTACATCTTCGTCGGCAGCGCCGTCGCCACCTACGCGCAGGGCAAGGCCCTGATCGACTTCTGGTGGATCTGGGTCGCGGTCGACCTGGTGGGGGTCCCCCTGGCGTTCGCCTCCGGGCTGGTGGTGTCCGGCGTGGTGTACGGCATCTTCTTCGTCCTGGTCCTGCTGGGATTCCGTGAATGGCGCCGGCAGTACATGAGCCGGCTGGAGGTCGCGACCATATGA
- a CDS encoding XdhC family protein — protein MRDVLSQIMRWWEAGETFGLATVVGTFRSAPRPPGAAMAVLGDEVVGSVSGGCVEGAVFELAGEVAAHGRPVLQRYGVSDDDAFSVGLTCGGIIDILVEPVSKATFPELGRVAASVRDGEPVAVATVMSAPGRPGARRVIWADESSGSLGVPRLDAAVDDDARGMLAQGLTGVRRYGPEGERRLDDLPVFVHSFAPPPRMLVFGAIDFAAAVARVGKFLGYHVVVCDARPVFATPKRFPEADEVVVKWPHDYLSSAHVDERTVICVLTHDPKFDVPLLEVALRTRAGYVGAMGSRRTHDDRMRRLREAGLTEAELSRLRSPIGLDLGARTPEETAVSIAAELIRLRWGGTGRALTDTTGRIHAADQPPRGTPL, from the coding sequence ATGCGTGACGTCCTGTCGCAGATCATGCGGTGGTGGGAGGCCGGTGAGACCTTCGGCCTCGCGACCGTGGTCGGCACGTTCCGCAGCGCGCCGCGTCCCCCCGGCGCGGCCATGGCGGTCCTCGGCGACGAGGTCGTCGGCAGCGTCTCGGGGGGCTGCGTCGAAGGCGCCGTGTTCGAGCTGGCCGGCGAGGTCGCCGCGCACGGACGTCCGGTGCTCCAGCGGTACGGCGTCAGCGACGACGACGCCTTCTCGGTGGGGCTGACCTGCGGCGGCATCATCGACATCCTGGTGGAGCCGGTGTCCAAGGCGACGTTCCCCGAGCTCGGCCGGGTCGCGGCGTCGGTACGCGACGGCGAGCCGGTCGCGGTCGCCACCGTCATGTCGGCGCCTGGCCGGCCGGGGGCCCGCCGCGTCATCTGGGCCGATGAGTCGTCCGGGTCGCTCGGCGTGCCGCGGCTGGACGCCGCGGTGGACGACGACGCGCGCGGCATGCTCGCGCAAGGACTGACCGGGGTGCGCCGCTACGGCCCGGAGGGGGAGCGGCGGCTGGACGACCTGCCGGTGTTCGTGCACTCGTTCGCGCCGCCGCCGCGCATGCTGGTGTTCGGCGCGATCGACTTCGCGGCGGCGGTGGCGCGCGTCGGCAAGTTCCTCGGCTATCACGTGGTGGTGTGCGACGCGCGGCCGGTGTTCGCGACGCCGAAGCGGTTCCCCGAGGCCGACGAGGTCGTCGTCAAGTGGCCGCACGACTACCTGTCGTCGGCGCACGTGGACGAGCGCACCGTGATCTGCGTGCTCACCCACGACCCGAAGTTCGACGTGCCGCTGCTGGAGGTGGCGCTGCGGACCCGCGCCGGCTACGTCGGCGCGATGGGGTCGCGCCGCACCCACGACGACCGCATGAGGCGGCTGCGTGAGGCGGGCCTCACCGAGGCCGAGCTGTCCCGGCTGCGGTCCCCGATCGGCCTCGACCTCGGTGCTCGTACCCCCGAGGAGACGGCCGTGTCCATCGCCGCCGAGCTGATCCGCCTGCGCTGGGGCGGCACCGGCCGGGCCCTCACCGACACCACCGGCCGCATCCATGCCGCCGACCAGCCGCCGCGCGGGACGCCGCTGTGA
- a CDS encoding AAA family ATPase — protein sequence MPHRTTRSSDVGSPAELAALLGERGYLADDGLTTACYLALRMGRPLFLEGEAGVGKTELAKTLAAVLGAPLIRLQCYEGLDASQALYDWDFARQLLHLKAAEATGATDAATLEGELYDRRFLIARPLLRALETQPSVLLVDEIDRADDEFEAFLLEVLSDFTISVPELGTISAPVPPVVVVTSNRTRDVHDALKRRCLYHWLEHPSFEREVAILLRRLPGCTETLAADVADAARRLRGAGLVKPPGVAETLDWAEALLTLGARDLDPGLAAATLGAVLKYREDQQAVLRDGVLHRA from the coding sequence GTGCCGCACAGGACAACCCGGTCGTCCGACGTCGGATCGCCGGCGGAGCTCGCCGCGCTGCTCGGTGAGCGCGGCTATCTGGCCGACGACGGGCTGACGACGGCGTGCTACCTCGCGCTGCGCATGGGAAGGCCGTTGTTCCTCGAAGGCGAGGCGGGGGTCGGCAAGACCGAGCTGGCCAAGACCCTGGCCGCCGTCCTCGGCGCGCCGCTGATCCGGCTCCAGTGCTACGAGGGCCTCGACGCCTCGCAGGCGCTGTACGACTGGGACTTCGCGCGGCAGTTGCTCCACCTCAAGGCCGCCGAGGCCACCGGCGCGACGGACGCCGCCACGCTTGAGGGGGAGCTGTACGACCGGCGGTTCCTGATCGCGAGGCCGCTGCTGCGCGCGCTGGAGACGCAGCCGAGTGTGCTGCTGGTCGACGAGATCGACCGGGCCGACGACGAGTTCGAGGCGTTCCTGCTCGAAGTGCTGTCCGACTTCACCATCTCGGTCCCCGAGCTCGGCACGATCAGCGCGCCGGTGCCGCCGGTGGTGGTCGTCACCTCCAACCGCACCCGCGACGTGCACGACGCGCTCAAGCGGCGCTGCCTGTACCACTGGCTCGAGCACCCGTCGTTCGAGCGCGAGGTCGCCATCCTGCTGCGCCGCCTTCCCGGCTGCACCGAGACACTGGCGGCCGATGTGGCGGACGCCGCGCGGCGGCTGCGCGGCGCGGGCCTGGTGAAGCCGCCAGGCGTCGCCGAGACCCTCGACTGGGCCGAGGCCCTGCTCACCCTCGGCGCTCGCGACCTGGACCCCGGCCTCGCCGCCGCCACCCTCGGCGCGGTGCTGAAGTACCGCGAGGACCAGCAGGCCGTCCTGCGCGACGGGGTGCTCCACCGTGCCTGA
- a CDS encoding PH domain-containing protein, with protein MSDHEPLPALPVVWRPRRARVLAYGFAAVMVAGAVVLAVVLPPPFGLPDKIGVVLFGCLIAGILHLLGRLRVEADTRGVTVVNAVRVHRYEWPEILGVTLPEGEPWPRIDLADGSSVGAMGIQGTERTRSRQAVAELRSLIHRYGEAPDRS; from the coding sequence ATGTCTGACCACGAGCCCCTGCCGGCGCTCCCCGTGGTCTGGCGTCCCCGCCGAGCCCGTGTCCTCGCCTACGGTTTCGCCGCCGTGATGGTCGCCGGCGCCGTGGTGCTGGCCGTCGTGCTGCCGCCTCCCTTCGGCCTCCCCGACAAGATCGGTGTGGTCCTGTTCGGCTGCCTGATCGCCGGCATCCTCCACCTGCTCGGCCGCCTGCGGGTGGAGGCCGACACCCGAGGAGTCACCGTGGTGAACGCCGTACGCGTCCACCGCTACGAATGGCCGGAGATCCTCGGCGTGACCCTCCCCGAAGGGGAACCCTGGCCGCGGATCGACCTCGCCGACGGATCCAGCGTCGGCGCCATGGGCATCCAGGGCACGGAGAGGACCCGCTCCCGGCAGGCCGTCGCGGAGCTGCGCTCCCTGATCCACCGTTACGGCGAGGCCCCGGACCGTTCCTGA
- the ribH gene encoding 6,7-dimethyl-8-ribityllumazine synthase yields the protein MSGEGRPDAAPLEAAGLTVGIVAARWHHEITDRMVGRAEAAVRECGAAAVTVRVAGSLEIPVVAQALARRCDAVVALGTVIRGETAHFEYVCDSVTSGLTRVSLDESTPVGNGVLTCDNLDQAIDRSGVPGGHEDKGYEAALAAVETALLLRDLKARDAGDLP from the coding sequence ATGAGCGGGGAGGGACGGCCGGACGCCGCGCCGCTCGAAGCCGCCGGGCTCACCGTCGGCATCGTCGCGGCCCGCTGGCACCACGAGATCACCGACCGGATGGTCGGCCGCGCCGAGGCGGCCGTACGCGAGTGCGGGGCCGCGGCGGTCACGGTGCGGGTCGCGGGCTCACTGGAGATCCCCGTCGTGGCCCAGGCGCTGGCCAGGCGCTGCGACGCGGTCGTCGCGCTCGGCACGGTGATCCGCGGCGAGACGGCGCACTTCGAGTACGTCTGCGATTCGGTCACCTCCGGCCTCACCAGGGTGTCGCTGGACGAATCCACCCCCGTGGGCAACGGGGTGCTCACATGTGACAACCTTGATCAGGCCATCGACCGCTCCGGCGTGCCGGGGGGCCACGAGGACAAGGGCTACGAAGCCGCCCTCGCGGCCGTCGAGACGGCCCTGCTCCTGCGCGACCTCAAGGCCCGCGACGCCGGCGACCTCCCCTGA
- a CDS encoding vWA domain-containing protein → MPDPANAAPRERDDADDHDTKGNGAGGSRVLAATMTGFARTLRAAGVGADHQRTQGMLRALRHLDAADREQVYWAGRLTLCAGPDDIPRYDRCFAAYFGGERARPSRGAPPVTIVRHTVTPGGPDGGEGADGHATPATASRTEVLRTRDVSRVTPAELAEIHRLMALLRVPRERRRSRRFTPAHRGRLDVGRTVKETLRQGGEPARLRRMTHRTRPRRVVLLADVSGSMAPYADTLLRFAHALVRSEPRATEVYSVGTRLTRVTAELRHRDPGAAMREVSRVIPDWSGGTRLGEELKEFLDGGSAARGAVVVIASDGWERGDPALLGAQMARLSRLARRVVWVNPHKGREGYQPLTGGMRAALPYVDAFVAGHSLAAFQELAERLSHA, encoded by the coding sequence GTGCCTGACCCCGCGAACGCGGCGCCTCGCGAGCGCGACGACGCGGACGACCACGACACCAAGGGGAACGGCGCCGGCGGGTCCCGGGTGCTCGCCGCCACGATGACGGGTTTCGCGCGCACGCTGCGCGCCGCCGGGGTGGGGGCCGACCACCAGCGCACCCAGGGCATGCTGCGCGCGCTGCGGCACCTGGACGCCGCCGACCGCGAGCAGGTCTACTGGGCCGGCCGGCTCACCCTCTGCGCGGGGCCGGACGACATCCCGAGGTACGACCGGTGCTTCGCCGCGTACTTCGGCGGGGAGCGCGCACGGCCGTCCCGCGGCGCGCCGCCGGTCACGATCGTGCGCCACACCGTGACCCCCGGCGGCCCCGACGGCGGCGAGGGGGCCGACGGCCACGCGACACCGGCCACGGCGAGCCGCACCGAGGTGCTGCGCACCAGGGACGTCTCCCGGGTGACCCCCGCCGAACTCGCCGAGATCCACCGCCTCATGGCGCTGCTGCGCGTGCCGAGGGAACGCCGCAGGTCCCGCCGCTTCACCCCGGCCCACCGGGGCCGTCTCGACGTCGGCCGCACCGTCAAGGAGACCCTGCGCCAAGGCGGCGAGCCCGCACGGCTGCGCCGCATGACCCACCGCACCCGGCCGCGCCGCGTCGTGCTGCTCGCCGACGTCAGCGGGTCCATGGCGCCGTACGCCGACACACTGCTGCGGTTCGCGCACGCGCTGGTCCGCTCCGAGCCGCGGGCCACCGAGGTGTACAGCGTCGGCACCCGTCTCACGCGGGTCACCGCCGAGCTGCGCCACCGCGACCCCGGCGCCGCGATGCGCGAGGTGTCGCGCGTCATCCCCGACTGGAGCGGCGGCACCCGTCTCGGCGAGGAGCTCAAGGAGTTCCTGGACGGCGGGTCGGCGGCCCGCGGCGCCGTGGTCGTCATCGCCTCCGACGGGTGGGAACGCGGCGACCCCGCTCTGCTCGGCGCGCAGATGGCCCGGCTGTCCCGGCTGGCCCGCCGCGTGGTGTGGGTCAACCCCCACAAGGGCCGCGAGGGGTACCAGCCGCTGACCGGCGGCATGCGGGCCGCTCTGCCGTACGTCGACGCGTTCGTCGCGGGGCACAGCCTCGCGGCGTTCCAGGAGCTCGCGGAAAGGCTGTCCCATGCGTGA